One region of Pan paniscus chromosome 5, NHGRI_mPanPan1-v2.0_pri, whole genome shotgun sequence genomic DNA includes:
- the VARS2 gene encoding valine--tRNA ligase, mitochondrial isoform X3 produces the protein MPHLPLASFRPPFWGLRHSRGLPRFHSVSTQSEPHGSPISRRNREAKQKRLREKQATLEAEIAGESKSPAESIKAWRPKELVLYEIPTKPGEKKDVSGPLPPAYSPRYVEAAWYPWWVREGFFKPEYQARLPQATGETFSMCIPPPNVTGSLHIGHALTVAIQDALVRWHRMRGDQVLWVPGSDHAGIATQAVVEKQLWKERGVRRHELSREAFLREVWQWKEAKGGEICEQLRALGASLDWDRECFTMDVGSSVAVTEAFVQLYKAGLLYRNHQLVNWSCALRSAISDIEVENRPLPGHTQLRLPGCPTPVSFGLLFSIAFPVDGEPDAEVVVGTTRPETLPGDVAVAVHPDDSRYTHLHGRQLRHPLMGQPLPLITDYAVQPHVGTGAVKVTPAHSPADAEMGARHGLSPLNVIAEDGTMTSLCGDWLQGLHRFVAREKIMSVLSERGLFRGLQNHPMVLPICSRSGDVIEYLLKNQWFVRCQEMGARAAKAVESGALELSPSFHQKNWQHWFSHIGDWCVSRQLWWGHQIPAYLVVEDHAQGEEDCWVVGRSEAEAREVAAELTGRPGAELTLERDPDVLDTWFSSALFPFSALGWPQETPDLARFYPLSLLETGSDLLLFWVGRMVMLGTQLTGQLPFSKVLLHPMVRDRQGRKMSKSLGNVLDPRDIISGVEMQVLQEKLRSGNLDPAELAIVAAAQKKDFPHGIPECGTDALRFTLCSHGVQVGDLHLSVSEVQSCRHFCNKIWNALRFILNALGEKFVPQPAEELSPSSPMDAWILSRLALAAQECERGFLTRELSLVTHALHHFWLHNLCDVYLEAVKPVLWHSPRPLGPPQVLFSCADLGLRLLAPLMPFLAEELWQRLPPRAGCPPAPSISVAPYPSACSLEHWRQPELERRFSRVQEVVQVLRALRATYQLTKARPRVLLQSSEPGDQGLFEAFLEPLGTLGYCGAVGLLPPGAAAPSGWAQAPLSDTAQVYMELQGLVDPQIQLPLLAARRYKLQKQLDSLTARTPSEGEAGTQRQQKLSSLQLELSKLDKAASHLRQLMDEPPAPGSPEL, from the exons ATGCCTCATTTGCCTCTCGCCTCTTTTCGACCACcgttttgggggctgaggcactCACGGGGCCTCCCCAGGTTTCACTCCGTTTCTACACAGTCGGAGCCCCATGGATCTCCCATCTCCCGGAGGAACCGTGAAGCCAAACAGAAGCGCCTGCGAGAGAAGCAGgcgactctggaggctgagatagcAGGGGAGAGCAAG TCACCTGCAGAATCCATTAAGGCCTGGAGGCCTAAGGAGTTAGTATTGTATGAAATCCCTACGAAACCCGGTGAAAAGAAAG ATGTCTCTGGGCCCCTGCCTCCTGCATACAGCCCCCGATATGTTGAGGCTGCCTGGTACCCGTGGTGGGTACGAGAGGGCTTCTTCAAACCAGAATATCAG gCCCGGCTGCCCCAAGCTACAGGGGAGACCTTTTCCATGTGTATCCCACCTCCCAATGTCACTGGCTCCCTGCACATTGGCCACGCACTCACGGTGGCCATACAGGATGCCCTCGTGCGCTG GCACCGGATGCGTGGGGATCAAGTGCTGTGGGTCCCTGGTTCAGATCATGCAGGAATTGCTACACAA GCTGTGGTGGAGAAACAACTGTGGAAGGAACGGGGAGTGAGGAGACATGAGCTGAGCCGGGAGGCCTTCCTTAGGGAGGTGTGGCAGTGGAAGGAGGC GAAAGGTGGAGAGATCTGTGAGCAGCTGCGAGCTCTGGGTGCCTCCCTGGACTGGGATCGAGAGTGTTTTACCATGGATGTT GGCTCCTCAGTGGCTGTGACTGAAGCTTTTGTGCAGCTCTACAAGGCGGGGTTGCTGTACCGGAACCATCAGCTTGTCAACTGGTCATGTGCTTTAAGATCAGCCATCTCAGACATTGAG GTGGAGAACCGGCCCCTGCCTGGCCACACACAGCTTCGACTGCCTGGCTGCCCCACCCCCGTGTCTTTTGGCCTCCTATTTTCTATTGCCTTCCCGGTGGATGGAGAGCCTG ATGCAGAGGTTGTGGTAGGAACCACAAGGCCAGAGACGCTGCCTGGAGATGTGGCTGTGGCCGTTCATCCAGACGACTCGCGATACACA cATCTACACGGGCGACAGCTTCGTCACCCCTTGATGGGGCAGCCTCTTCCCCTCATCACAGACTATGCTGTTCAGCCACATGTGGGCACGG GGGCAGTGAAGGTGACTCCAGCTCACAGTCCTGCCGATGCTGAGATGGGGGCCCGACATGGCTTGAGCCCCTTGAATGTCATTGCGGAGGATGGGACCATGACCTCCCTCTGCGGGGACTGGCTGCAG GGTCTTCACCGGTTTGTGGCCCGGGAAAAGATAATGTCTGTGCTGAGTGAACGGGGCCTGTTCCGGGGCCTCCAGAACCACCCCATGGTACTGCCCATCTGCAG CCGTTCTGGGGATGTGATAGAATACCTGCTGAAGAACCAGTGGTTTGTCCGCTGCCAGGAAATGGGGGCCCGAGCTGCCAAG GCTGTGGAGTCGGGGGCCCTGGAGCTCAGTCCCTCCTTCCACCAGAAGAATTGGCAGCACTGGTTTTCCCATATTGG GGACTGGTGTGTCTCCCGGCAGCTGTGGTGGGGCCATCAGATTCCAGCCTACCTGGTTGTAGAGGACCATGCGCAG GGAGAAGAGGACTGTTGGGTGGTTGGGCGgtcagaggctgaggccagagaggtaGCAGCGGAACTGACAGGGAGGCCAGGGGCAGAGCTGACCCTGGAGAGGG ATCCTGATGTCCTAGACACATGGTTTTCTTCTGCCCTGTTCCCCTTTTCTGCCCTGGGCTGGCCCCAAGAG ACCCCAGACCTTGCTCGTTTCTACCCCCTGTCACTTTTGGAAACGGGCAGTGACCTTCTGCTGTTCTGGGTGGGCCGCATGGTCATGTTGGGGACCCAGCTCACAGGGCAGCTGCCCTTCAGCAAG gtgCTTCTTCATCCCATGGTTCGGGACAGGCAGGGCCGGAAGATGAGCAAGTCCCTGGGGAATGTGCTGGACCCAAGAGACATCATCAGTGGGGTGGAGATGCAG GTGCTGCAGGAAAAGCTGAGAAGCGGAAATTTGGACCCTGCAGAGCTGGCCATTGTGGCTGCAGCACAG AAAAAGGACTTTCCTCACGGGATCCCTGAGTGTGGGACAGATGCCCTGAGATTCACACTCTGCTCCCATGGAGTTCAGG TGGGCGACTTGCACCTGTCAGTCTCTGAGGTCCAGAGCTGCCGACATTTCTGCAACAAGATCTGGAATGCTCTTCGCTTTATCCTCAATGCTTTAGGGGAGAAATTTGTGCCACAGCCTGCTGAGGAG CTGTCTCCCTCCTCCCCGATGGATGCCTGGATCTTGAGCCGCCTTGCCCTGGCTGCCCAGGAGTGTGAGCGGGGCTTCCTCACCCGAGAGCTCTCGCTCGTCACTCATGCCCTGCACCACTTCTGGCTTCACAACCTCTGTGACGTCTACCTG GAGGCTGTGAAGCCCGTGCTGTGGCACTCGCCCCGCCCCCTGGGGCCCCCTCAGGTCCTGTTCTCCTGCGCTGACCtcggcctccgcctcctggcccCACTGATGCCCTTCCTGGCTGAAGAGCTCTGGCAGAGGCTGCCCCCCAGGGCTGGTTGCCCCCCTGCCCCCAGCATCTCGGTTGCCCCCTACCCCAGCGCCTGCAGCTTG GAGCACTGGCGCCAGCCAGAGCTGGAGCGGCGCTTCTCCCGGGTCCAAGAGGTCGTGCAGGTGCTAAGGGCTCTCCGAGCCACGTACCAGCTCACCAAAGCCCGGCCCCGAG tgCTGCTGCAGAGCTCAGAGCCTGGGGACCAGGGCCTCTTCGAGGCCTTCTTGGAGCCCCTGGGCACCCTGGGCTACTGTGGGGCTGTGGGCCTGTTACCCCCAGGCGCAGCAGCTCCCTCCGGCTGGGCCCAGGCTCCACTCAGTGACACGGCTCAAGTCTACATGGAGCTGCAG GGCCTGGTGGACCCGCAGATCCAGCTACCTCTGTTAGCCGCCCGAAGGTACAAGTTGCAGAAGCAGCTTGATAGCCTCACAGCCAGGACCCCATCAGAAGGGGAGGCAGGGACTCAGAGGCAACAAAAG CTTTCTTCCCTCCAGCTGGAATTGTCAAAACTGGACAAGGCAGCCTCTCACCTCCGGCAGCTGATGGATGAGCCTCCAGCCCCAGGGAGCCCGGAGCTCTAA
- the VARS2 gene encoding valine--tRNA ligase, mitochondrial isoform X5, which produces MPHLPLASFRPPFWGLRHSRGLPRFHSVSTQSEPHGSPISRRNREAKQKRLREKQATLEAEIAGESKSPAESIKAWRPKELVLYEIPTKPGEKKDVSGPLPPAYSPRYVEAAWYPWWVREGFFKPEYQARLPQATGETFSMCIPPPNVTGSLHIGHALTVAIQDALVRWHRMRGDQVLWVPGSDHAGIATQAVVEKQLWKERGVRRHELSREAFLREVWQWKEAKGGEICEQLRALGASLDWDRECFTMDVLYKAGLLYRNHQLVNWSCALRSAISDIEVENRPLPGHTQLRLPGCPTPVSFGLLFSIAFPVDGEPDAEVVVGTTRPETLPGDVAVAVHPDDSRYTHLHGRQLRHPLMGQPLPLITDYAVQPHVGTGAVKVTPAHSPADAEMGARHGLSPLNVIAEDGTMTSLCGDWLQGLHRFVAREKIMSVLSERGLFRGLQNHPMVLPICSRSGDVIEYLLKNQWFVRCQEMGARAAKAVESGALELSPSFHQKNWQHWFSHIGDWCVSRQLWWGHQIPAYLVVEDHAQGEEDCWVVGRSEAEAREVAAELTGRPGAELTLERDPDVLDTWFSSALFPFSALGWPQETPDLARFYPLSLLETGSDLLLFWVGRMVMLGTQLTGQLPFSKVLLHPMVRDRQGRKMSKSLGNVLDPRDIISGVEMQVLQEKLRSGNLDPAELAIVAAAQKKDFPHGIPECGTDALRFTLCSHGVQVGDLHLSVSEVQSCRHFCNKIWNALRFILNALGEKFVPQPAEELSPSSPMDAWILSRLALAAQECERGFLTRELSLVTHALHHFWLHNLCDVYLEAVKPVLWHSPRPLGPPQVLFSCADLGLRLLAPLMPFLAEELWQRLPPRAGCPPAPSISVAPYPSACSLEHWRQPELERRFSRVQEVVQVLRALRATYQLTKARPRVLLQSSEPGDQGLFEAFLEPLGTLGYCGAVGLLPPGAAAPSGWAQAPLSDTAQVYMELQGLVDPQIQLPLLAARRYKLQKQLDSLTARTPSEGEAGTQRQQKLSSLQLELSKLDKAASHLRQLMDEPPAPGSPEL; this is translated from the exons ATGCCTCATTTGCCTCTCGCCTCTTTTCGACCACcgttttgggggctgaggcactCACGGGGCCTCCCCAGGTTTCACTCCGTTTCTACACAGTCGGAGCCCCATGGATCTCCCATCTCCCGGAGGAACCGTGAAGCCAAACAGAAGCGCCTGCGAGAGAAGCAGgcgactctggaggctgagatagcAGGGGAGAGCAAG TCACCTGCAGAATCCATTAAGGCCTGGAGGCCTAAGGAGTTAGTATTGTATGAAATCCCTACGAAACCCGGTGAAAAGAAAG ATGTCTCTGGGCCCCTGCCTCCTGCATACAGCCCCCGATATGTTGAGGCTGCCTGGTACCCGTGGTGGGTACGAGAGGGCTTCTTCAAACCAGAATATCAG gCCCGGCTGCCCCAAGCTACAGGGGAGACCTTTTCCATGTGTATCCCACCTCCCAATGTCACTGGCTCCCTGCACATTGGCCACGCACTCACGGTGGCCATACAGGATGCCCTCGTGCGCTG GCACCGGATGCGTGGGGATCAAGTGCTGTGGGTCCCTGGTTCAGATCATGCAGGAATTGCTACACAA GCTGTGGTGGAGAAACAACTGTGGAAGGAACGGGGAGTGAGGAGACATGAGCTGAGCCGGGAGGCCTTCCTTAGGGAGGTGTGGCAGTGGAAGGAGGC GAAAGGTGGAGAGATCTGTGAGCAGCTGCGAGCTCTGGGTGCCTCCCTGGACTGGGATCGAGAGTGTTTTACCATGGATGTT CTCTACAAGGCGGGGTTGCTGTACCGGAACCATCAGCTTGTCAACTGGTCATGTGCTTTAAGATCAGCCATCTCAGACATTGAG GTGGAGAACCGGCCCCTGCCTGGCCACACACAGCTTCGACTGCCTGGCTGCCCCACCCCCGTGTCTTTTGGCCTCCTATTTTCTATTGCCTTCCCGGTGGATGGAGAGCCTG ATGCAGAGGTTGTGGTAGGAACCACAAGGCCAGAGACGCTGCCTGGAGATGTGGCTGTGGCCGTTCATCCAGACGACTCGCGATACACA cATCTACACGGGCGACAGCTTCGTCACCCCTTGATGGGGCAGCCTCTTCCCCTCATCACAGACTATGCTGTTCAGCCACATGTGGGCACGG GGGCAGTGAAGGTGACTCCAGCTCACAGTCCTGCCGATGCTGAGATGGGGGCCCGACATGGCTTGAGCCCCTTGAATGTCATTGCGGAGGATGGGACCATGACCTCCCTCTGCGGGGACTGGCTGCAG GGTCTTCACCGGTTTGTGGCCCGGGAAAAGATAATGTCTGTGCTGAGTGAACGGGGCCTGTTCCGGGGCCTCCAGAACCACCCCATGGTACTGCCCATCTGCAG CCGTTCTGGGGATGTGATAGAATACCTGCTGAAGAACCAGTGGTTTGTCCGCTGCCAGGAAATGGGGGCCCGAGCTGCCAAG GCTGTGGAGTCGGGGGCCCTGGAGCTCAGTCCCTCCTTCCACCAGAAGAATTGGCAGCACTGGTTTTCCCATATTGG GGACTGGTGTGTCTCCCGGCAGCTGTGGTGGGGCCATCAGATTCCAGCCTACCTGGTTGTAGAGGACCATGCGCAG GGAGAAGAGGACTGTTGGGTGGTTGGGCGgtcagaggctgaggccagagaggtaGCAGCGGAACTGACAGGGAGGCCAGGGGCAGAGCTGACCCTGGAGAGGG ATCCTGATGTCCTAGACACATGGTTTTCTTCTGCCCTGTTCCCCTTTTCTGCCCTGGGCTGGCCCCAAGAG ACCCCAGACCTTGCTCGTTTCTACCCCCTGTCACTTTTGGAAACGGGCAGTGACCTTCTGCTGTTCTGGGTGGGCCGCATGGTCATGTTGGGGACCCAGCTCACAGGGCAGCTGCCCTTCAGCAAG gtgCTTCTTCATCCCATGGTTCGGGACAGGCAGGGCCGGAAGATGAGCAAGTCCCTGGGGAATGTGCTGGACCCAAGAGACATCATCAGTGGGGTGGAGATGCAG GTGCTGCAGGAAAAGCTGAGAAGCGGAAATTTGGACCCTGCAGAGCTGGCCATTGTGGCTGCAGCACAG AAAAAGGACTTTCCTCACGGGATCCCTGAGTGTGGGACAGATGCCCTGAGATTCACACTCTGCTCCCATGGAGTTCAGG TGGGCGACTTGCACCTGTCAGTCTCTGAGGTCCAGAGCTGCCGACATTTCTGCAACAAGATCTGGAATGCTCTTCGCTTTATCCTCAATGCTTTAGGGGAGAAATTTGTGCCACAGCCTGCTGAGGAG CTGTCTCCCTCCTCCCCGATGGATGCCTGGATCTTGAGCCGCCTTGCCCTGGCTGCCCAGGAGTGTGAGCGGGGCTTCCTCACCCGAGAGCTCTCGCTCGTCACTCATGCCCTGCACCACTTCTGGCTTCACAACCTCTGTGACGTCTACCTG GAGGCTGTGAAGCCCGTGCTGTGGCACTCGCCCCGCCCCCTGGGGCCCCCTCAGGTCCTGTTCTCCTGCGCTGACCtcggcctccgcctcctggcccCACTGATGCCCTTCCTGGCTGAAGAGCTCTGGCAGAGGCTGCCCCCCAGGGCTGGTTGCCCCCCTGCCCCCAGCATCTCGGTTGCCCCCTACCCCAGCGCCTGCAGCTTG GAGCACTGGCGCCAGCCAGAGCTGGAGCGGCGCTTCTCCCGGGTCCAAGAGGTCGTGCAGGTGCTAAGGGCTCTCCGAGCCACGTACCAGCTCACCAAAGCCCGGCCCCGAG tgCTGCTGCAGAGCTCAGAGCCTGGGGACCAGGGCCTCTTCGAGGCCTTCTTGGAGCCCCTGGGCACCCTGGGCTACTGTGGGGCTGTGGGCCTGTTACCCCCAGGCGCAGCAGCTCCCTCCGGCTGGGCCCAGGCTCCACTCAGTGACACGGCTCAAGTCTACATGGAGCTGCAG GGCCTGGTGGACCCGCAGATCCAGCTACCTCTGTTAGCCGCCCGAAGGTACAAGTTGCAGAAGCAGCTTGATAGCCTCACAGCCAGGACCCCATCAGAAGGGGAGGCAGGGACTCAGAGGCAACAAAAG CTTTCTTCCCTCCAGCTGGAATTGTCAAAACTGGACAAGGCAGCCTCTCACCTCCGGCAGCTGATGGATGAGCCTCCAGCCCCAGGGAGCCCGGAGCTCTAA